One Anaerolineae bacterium genomic window, TGAGGGTTATAAATTCTCCGCCCGATTTTGCCGGACCACGGCAATGGCCCGGGCAATAGCGGTCAGGCGGTCCGCGGTGGCCGCATCGTTTTGGGCCAGGTAACGTTGGGTTTCACTGTCCATCGTTTCAAAAAATTCGCCGTCAAACTCGGCGGCGCTTTCGTTGATAATGGCCATCATCTCAGAGTTGTCCAGGGAATCTAAAATCAGATCAATCCAGGCCAGGGTTTCTGCTCTGTTCACGGTTCATTTCCTTGCAGGTTTTGATGTATGTATTGTAGCACGTCTTCTAACCTGACCCAAAAAGCTGAAAGGTAACTGCCGGCTGTCCGGTTAACCACCGGCTTTGTCCGGTGGGGGCGGGGTAAACCGGCTGGCCCTGGCTCATCCGGCGGCCTGGAATGTCAATAAGTTGAGGGTGGCTTGGAAGTTTAAAGCAACATCAAAACGCGCTCGGAGGCGCTGATTTCTCGGTACAGGGCGTCCAGTTGGGCCTGGCTGGTAGCCGTAAAGGTAATGGTGACGGCCAGGTATTTGTCCCTTTGGCTGGGCCGGCTTTTGATGGTAGCCTGTTCAAAGTTGGGGATGTGCTTGCGGGCAATAGCCACGATGAATGATTCAAAGTTGTCTACGTTCCGGCCAAACGCCTTGAGGGGAAAAGAACAGGGAAATTCAAATGAGGTTGTAGAATGGGTCATTATGCTTCCGTTTGGTGTGCTAACCTACATTGTACCGGCTGCGGCCCGAAATGGCAAAGGCCGGGTGTACTCAATAAAAAAACGGCTCACGCCATAGTGAGCCGCTTTTTTTTGCTCCTCGGGTAGGACTCGAACCTACAACCAACCGGTTACATCTACCCCTGCGTTTCCACAAGGAATGGACTATCTCACCACCCCAGAGGGGTGCGGGGCGCTCAAGAGTGGTTTATTGGTTGGGGTCCTCACCACTTAAGTCTCTGCACCTTCCTGGCTACTTCTCACGAGTAATTCTCGTTTTTCTTCCCATTCACCAGGCTTGGCTCAAGGTTACCACCACCCGCAGTGCTGCGGTTTCCCTGAATTCACCCCGTTTTTCCACTAGCCATTGCTGACTAGGGCTGCAACAATATACAGCCGGCCGCTCTACCGATTGAGCTACCGAGGATTATTTTTTTGTGTGCCAGATAAAACTGGCAGCAGCTATAAATTATATGCAAGAGTGGCGGTTCGTCAAATTGGGTTTAGCCCAAGTAATCCCGCAGTTTGCGGCTGCGGATGGGATGGCGCAATTTGCGCAGGGCTTTGGCCTCTATTTGCCGGATTCTTTCCCGGGTTACGCCAAAGGCCAGGCCAACCTCTTCCAGGGTGCGGCCCTGGCCGTCGGACAGGCCAAAGCGCATCTCCAATACCTTACGCTCGCGGTCGCTCAGGGAGTCCAAAATCTCGTGCAATTGTTCTTTGAGCAGTTGTTTGGAGGCCGCGTCTACCGGGCCAACCACGCTTTCATCTTCAATAAAGTCGCCCAGGTAACTGTTTTCCTCTGAGCCTATGGGCGTGTCCAACGACATCGGCTCCTGGGCAATGCGCATAATGCGGCGCACTTTGCCGGCTGCGCGGCGCCAACTGCGTTCTACCATCGAATCGAGCGTTTGGCTGTTACCTTGCGCCTCAACAATGGCTTGCAGTTCTTCATCGGTGAGTAAGTCCATTTCCAGGGCAATTTCTTTGGCCGTTGGCTCCCGGCCATACTCTTGCAGCAGGCGGCGCTGAACACGCAGCAGGCGGTTGATGGTTTCCACCATGTGCACCGGAATGCGAATGGTGCGGGCCTGGTCGGCAATGGCCCGGCTAATGGCCTGGCGAATCCACCAGGTGGCATAGGTGGAGAATTTGTAGCCACGTTTATAATCAAACTTTTCCACAGCCCGGAGCAGGCCAATGTTGCCTTCCTGGATCAAGTCTAAAAAGTTCATGCCCCGGCCAATGTAACGTTTGGCTACGCTGACCACCAGCCGCAGGTTGGCTTCGGCCAGGTAGCGTTTGGCCAGCAGGCCGTCAATGGCCTGGGTTTTATGCCTGATATACTCCGGTTCGGTCAGTTCTTCTTTCTTTTCCAATCTCTTTTGGGCCTTGAGGCCACGCTGGATGCGTTTGGCCAGGGATACTTCATCGGCGGCGGTCAGCAAATTAACCTGGCCGATTTCGCGCAGATACATGCGCACCGGATCATTGGTTAATTCCACGCTCAATTCACTATCCAAGCCAATGATGTTATTGGTGGCGCCGCTTTCTTCTAATTCTTCTTCAACTTCTTGCAACGCCGCATCGTCAGGTTCATCCACGTCGGCCAGGGCCTGGGTATCGCTTTCGTCATCCTCAATCACTTCAATGCCGTGTTCAACCAGTTGCGCAATAAGCGCATCGGTGGCTTCCACGTCCAGCCCGCCATCAGGCAACACATTTAAAATCTCTTTTTGGGTGAGAACCTTTTGTTTTTTGCCTTTATTTACCAAAACTTCCAGGGGATCACCGACTTCCGCTTCCGGCGTCTGGGCGGGTTTGGTTTTCTTTTTGGCTGTTTTGAGAATTTTTTGGTTAGCAACTTGCTTTTTGGCCATTCACGGTCTCCACAATGCAGGGAGTTGTTTGTGGACAACTCCATAGAAATTGGTTCTAAATTGGTTCTCCATATTGATTGGCCTCTAGCCGACGTTTGCCCATTAATGAGAGCGCATCTTGGGTATATTCCAATTTTTTACGTTCTTGTCTGTATTGTTCTACCATTTCGGTGTAATAGCGATTGTCCTGCTTATCGCCGGTGTGGTGTTGCAATGTTGTCAATTCATTAATTTGTTCAACAATGTTTTTCAGCCTTAGCCGCAAAACGGCGCTGCTCAAGTCTTTATCTATATCTTCCAACGGCGCCGGCGGGCGGCGATGCCAGTGACTGGTCAGCGTCGCCAGGTTTTGGCCCAGGGATTCGCCCACCATTTCTGTCAGAATTTCTATTTTAGGCGTTTCCGACGCCGTCCAGATGTTCAACGATTTGAAGATTTCTCGATGATCGCCTTGTTTAAAATCGTTAACAACCAACCCCGGCACGCCCTGTTTTTCCAAAATATCATTGGCCAGGGCCAGGGCCGAGGGATTGGCCAAAATCAGGGCCAGACAGTACCGTTCTAAGGCCGGGCCTGGTTTTTCTGCGCTGGCCGGCAGCGGCGGGAGGTCGGCCAACGACAGGTCCGGTTCGGGCGGCGGCGGTTCTTGTTTTCGCCGCGCCGGACGGGGTTGGTACTGTTTACTTTTTAACTCGGCCAGCAGGGTGCGCTCGTCAAGGCCCAGTTGGCGGGCCAGTCGCTGCACGCGGGCTTCTCGCTCTACGCTATCCTTGATCTCCCGGTAAATGGGGATGAGTTCCCGCACGGCTACGGATTTGCCTTGCGGGGTGTTCAAATCGGCCTGGCCCAAAATCAGGCCTTCGTAAAAATCCAGGGTAGGAATAGCGTTGTCAATGAGCGCCTGCCAAACATCCAGCCCCTCCCGCAAAACATCGTCCGGGTCTTGGCCCTGGGGCAGGGCCGCAATATAAAGTTCTTGCACCAGGTGCGCCTCAAGCTCAATGCCCCGCGACGTTGGCGCAGCCTGGGTTCTTTTAGGCAGTAACTGCCGGGCCAGGCTAAGGCCGCGCATGGTGGCGGCGTTGCCGGCGGTATCGGCATCCAGGGCCAGCACAATTCTGTTGGCCAGGCCGCCAATCCGTTTCAACTGGGCTTCGGTCAGGGCCGTGCCCATTTGGGCCACCACGTTTGTGGCCCCGCGCTGGTGAGCCTGGATCACGTCCATATAACCTTCAACCACCACTACCTCGTCGGCCTCGCGGATGTGCTTGCGGGCCAGGTCCAGGCCATACAGGGTGGCGCTTTTGTCAAAGAGCGCGGTTTGAGGCGAGTTGAGATATTTGGGCGCCTGGTCCTCGGCCAGGGCGCGCGCGCCAAACCCAATTACCCGCCCCCGCAGGTCCCGGATGGGAATGATCAGCCGGTGGCGAAAGCGGTCGTATCCCGGCGAGCCGTCATCCCGTTCCACAATGAGTCCGGCGGCTAACAAATCTGCGGGCTGATAGCCCCGTTCTAAAAAGTGTTTCTTCAGGGTTTCCCATTCGTCCAGGGCGTAGCCTAACTGGAAAGTGGCAATGGTTTCGGCGGTAAAGTCTCGCCGGGCCAAATATACTCTTGTTTCATGCGCAGCCGGGGAGGTAGTCAGCAAATGATGAAAATAGGTGGCTGCGGCTGCGTTTAAATCCAGCAGTTTTTGACGTTGTTCGTCTTGTTGGGCCGCCTGAGGGGAGGGCGGTTCCAGGGGCACACCGGCTTTTTGGGCCAACAGCCGGAGGGCCTCTTTAAAATCATAGCCTTCCCGCTTCATGACAAAGCTAAATAAATCGCCGCCATCTGCGCAGGCCCCAAAACAGCGCCAGGTTTGAGAATCGGGAAAAACAACAAAGGCAGGGGTTTTGGTATTTGAGTGGAAAGGACAAAAGCCGATATAGTTTCGGCCGGTCTTTTTTAGGGTGACGGTTTCCGAAACTACTTCGACAATATCAAGTCGAGTTTTAATCTCGTCGATGGCGCTGCTCATGCCCTTAAAGCCTCACTCCTTCGGCCTCGACTTTAACAACTGCCTGTTATTATACATCTGAACGGGGGGTTTGCCAAACCTTTTGCCGGTTGGCCCAATGAGTTTTATTTCCCGGCTCTTTCTTGCTTATTCTTGGCCAACGTGCTATACTGCCCGCTTGGAAATTTTTAGGCAAATTCACACGTTCTCCGACAAACGGGTCGTGCCCTTTCCTGGCGAGGGGGTTCCCGGACGGTTGACGAGAACGGACGAGTAGCAGTAGAAAAACGGAGGAAACAAAATATGTCAGTTGCACCTATGAAAGCCCTGCTTGAGGCAGGCGTCCATTTTGGTCATCGCACCCGGCGCTGGAATCCCAAGATGAAGCCCTTCATCTTTACCGAGCGCAACGGCATCCACATCATTGACCTACAACAAACCATTACCCGGTTAAACCAAGCTTACGAATTAGTTAAAGATAACGTTGCTTCCGGCGGCATTATTCTGTTTGTTGGCACCAAACGGCAGGCCCAAGAAGCGGTGGCGCAGGAAGCGCAACGCTGTGGCATGCCTTATGTTGAAAATCGTTGGTTGGGCGGCACCCTTACCAATTGGCGCACTATTCGGCAGCGGATTGATTATTTATTGGAAGCCGAAAAAAAACAGGCCCGGGGTGAATTTGAGCGCCTGATCAAAAAAGAGGCCCTGCTGCGCACGCGTGAAATTGAGCGTTTAAATCAACGGTTGGGCGGCTTAAAAGATATGCGCCGTTTGCCCAACTACCTTTTTGTGGTAGATGTGCGTCGAGATGATCTGGCCGTTAAAGAGGCTAACGTTTTGGGCATTCCGGTGATTGCTATGGTTGACACAAATTGCGATCCCGATCCCATTGATTACGCCATTCCCTGCAATGATGACGCTATTCGGGCCATCCGGTTGATTTTATCAACCATGGCCAATGCCGTGTTAGACGGCCAAGCTATTTACAGCAGTCTCCAGGCCGAGGAAGAAGAAGTTGAGCTGGAAGGCGAAGAACTGCCCGATGAGCGCTATCTTGGCCCCAGCACCCTGGCCAAAATTCAGGCGGCGGTTGAAGCCGAGGCCGAAGCAGGCGAAGAAGCTTTTGCCGTGGAGGAACCTGAGTTAGAGGAACCGGAAGCTGAGGTCGAGGCCATTGTTGAGGCTGAGGAGCTGGCGGCAGTCATTTCCGAAGCAGAAGTAGTGGCCGCCGAGGAACCAGAGGTTGAGGCTGACGAGCCAGAGGCGGAACCCCAAGTTGAAGAGCCGGAAGTTGAGGTTGAAGAACCTGTTGCTGAAGAAGTCGGCGACGAGCAGGTAGAGGCTGCCGGAGAAGTCGAAGGGGAAGAAGAGGCAGAACCTGCTGAGGCGGAAAAGGATTAGCCGTTATCTGAAAGAAGTAGGCTAAGATGTAAAATTAGAAGTTTTCAAAAAATAGATTTTGGAGGAATTGTGTCAATTTCAACCGCAGATATTAAACTGCTTCGGGAATTAACCGGAGCCGGGGTATTAGATTGTAAAAAAGCCTTGCAAGAAACCAACGGCGACATTGATAAAGCCAGTGAGTTGTTGCGCAAAAAAGGGCTGGCCGCCGCCGCTAAAAAAGCCAACCGCGAAGCCAATGATGGTTTGATTAGCGCGCAGATGAGCGATGATGGCCAAACCGCCGTAATGGTTGAGGTTAATTGTGAAACCGACTTTGTGGCCCGCACCGAGGATTTTCAAAAATTTGTGGACGCTATGGTTCAGCAGGTGTTGGAGCAACCCGGCCTTGACCGCGTTGAAGCTTTGTTAGCGGCTCCTTACCTTGATGATCCCGGCAAAACCGTGCAGGAACAACTCACCGAGATCATTGCCAGACTGGGTGAAAATATGATCGTCCGCCGGGTGGCCCGCTTTGACCTGCCCGGTGAAGGAATGCTTGAAAGCTACGTTCACCCTGGCGCGCGGGTGGGCGTGTTGGTAGAGGTGGCCGGCGGCGACCCCAGGGACAGTCAATTTGCCGAACTGGTGCACGACCTGGCCCTGCAAATTGCCGCGGCTGCCCCACATTACGTCTCTGAAGCAGATATTCCGGCTGAAGCGATTGCCGCCGAAAAGGAGTTTTTCCAGACCCAATTGGTTGAGGATAAAAAACCCGACAACATCAAAGAACGAATAGTCGAAGGCAAACTCAAAAAGTGGTATAGCGAAGTGGTGTTGCTCAACCAGGAGTTTATTAAAGACCCCGATCTGACCATTGCTAAATTGTTGCAGAAATCGGGCAATAATATTACGGTGAGACGCTTTGCCCGCTTTGAGCGAGGCGTTTAGTGAGCCTGTCAACAAGGCCGGAACAAGCAAATTGTTCCGGCCTTTCTGTGTAAAGTCAATAAAATTTTGAGGAATATTTTATGACCTTGCCAAAATATCATCGTATCTTGTTAAAAATGGGGGGCGAATCGCTGGCCGGCGAGAATAATTTTGGCATTAACCCTGATTTGGCCGACTCTGTGGCCACCACCGTCAAAGATATTCATCAGTTAGGCATTGAGATTGCCATGGTTATTGGCGCGGGTAATTTGTGGCGGGGCAAGGATGGCCTGGACCACGGCATGGATCGGGCCACGGCCGACCACATGGGCATGTTGGCTACCGTGATGAATGCGCTGGCCCTGGCCGACGCCCTGAGCCGGATTGGCATAGAAACCCGCGTCCAAACCGCCATTGAAATGCGCGCCGTGGCCGAACCCTATATCCGGGGACGGGCGATCCGCCATCTGGAGAAGGGACGGGTGGTGATTTTGGGCGCGGGCACGGGCAACCCCTACTTTACCACCGACACCGCTGCCGCTCTGCGGGCCATGGAAATTGACGCCGAACTTTTGGTAAAAGCTACCAAAGTGGACGGCGTTTACAACTCGGACCCCAAAGTTGACGCCCAGGCCAAAAAATTTGAGCGATTAACGTATATTGAGGCCATTAACCTGGGATTAAAAGTTTTAGACGGCACGGCCCTGACCCTGTGCATGGATAACCAAATGCCCATTATTGTGCTGGACCTGTGGCAACCCGATAGTTTAAAAAAGGCGGTGTTGGGCAAAACCGTGGGCACACTGATTAGCTATTGAATTGACAAGTAGCCAGGTAGCAAGTAGCATGCAAGTTGCAAGTGGCAAATAGCAACCGTCAATCATTTTTTTAGTTGTAATTTGCTATTTGTAATTCTATCCAGTGGAGGTAAAAAATGATCAATGATGTTCTGGCCGAAGCCAAAGACGGCATGGAAAAATCCATTGAGAGTTTGCAACATGATTTGGCCAGCTTGCGCACCGGCCGGGCCTCGGCCGGGTTGGTGAACAAATTGGTGGTTGATTATTACGGCACGCCAACGTCGTTGCAAGAAGTCGCCTCAATTAGCGTGCCCGAAGCGCAATTAATTGCCATTCGTCCCTATGACCCCACCGCCCTTAAGGCCATTGAGCGAGCCATTCTGCAATCGGATCTGGGCCTGACCCCCAACAACGATGGCAAATTAATCCGGTTGCAGATTCCTACCCTCACCGAGGAACGCCGCCGGGAGTTGAGCAAATCTGTGTCTAAGCGGGTAGAAGAGGCCAAAGTTTCCATTCGTAATATTCGGCGCGGGGGGCTGGAAGACTTGCGCAGTTTTGAAAAAGAAAGCCTGATTACCGAAGATGATTTTTACCACGGTAAAGACGAATTGCAAGAACTCACCGACGATTACATCAAAAGAGCCGATGAAATTGGTGAGGCCAAAGAGAAAGAAATTATGGAGGTTTAGCTCTTGGTTTGCTCAACTATTAAAACCTAAAGGGCTGGACCAGAAAAAACTCGGATGTACGTACATACGTCTGAGTTTTTTGTCTTTTAACCCTTGCTTAAACCAAATCCCTCATTTTGCCTATTTCCCCTGTTTTGCTGATAATGACGTTTAGCCTTAAAGACTACCTTGTTTGATAAAGCGGTAGGTGAAGTTTCAGCTAAAAAAAATGTCTACCATTAATCAAATTGTGGCCAAATACGCCGCAGATATTGACAATACCATCAAACGCCTGGTCAATGAAACCCCACCTTTTATGCGGGGCATTATTGGCTATCATTTTGGCTGGATGGATGAAAATTTTCAGCCAACAACTTCTAAGCGGGGCAAAATGCTGCGGCCCGTCATCAGCCTCTTGGTTTATGAGGCCATTACCGGCAATTATCAAGACGCCCTGCCGGTGGCGGCGTCTATTGAAATCATCCACAACTTCAGTTTGTTGCACGATGACATTGAAGATAATGATGTGGAGCGCCGCGGACGCCCCACCGCCTGGACAATCTGGGGCCAGCCCGCCGTAATTAATGCCGGTGACCATCTCTATTCGTTAGCTTACAAAGCCCTGTATCAGCTTGATCCGGCCAAAATTGCCCCCGAAAGAATTTTTGCGGTTTTGCGCGTTGTCAACGAAGCCTGTTTGCGGCTCACCGAAGGACAGGATTTGGACCTGAAATTTGAAACGATTCAAAACGTGTCAACCGGCATGTACTTGGACATGGTGTATAAAAAAACCGGGGCCTTGATTGAGGCTGCTATTCTGGCCGGGGCCAGGCTGGCCACCGCGGACGAAGACATCATCCAGAATTATAGCGACTTTGCGCACAATATTGGCCTGGCCTTTCAAATTCGTGATGACGTATTGGGAATATGGGGCGATAGTAAGCAAACCGGCAAATCCGCCGTTAACGATCTGCGCCGCAAAAAGAAAACCCTGCCCGTGATTTATATGCTTGATCAGATAGATGGGGCGCGCCAAAAAAAACTGGAGGCTTATTACGCCACCCCAGAGCCTTTATCCGCCCCGGAAATTGAGTTTGTGCGCGAATGTTTGGCCCTGGTGGAGGCGCAACATTATGCTCAGGGGGTGGCCGATAATTACAAACAGAAATCGTTTGCCGCCCTGGCTAAAATTGGGGCCTCAAACCAGGCGCAGTCTGATTTGAGGACGATGACAGAGTTTTTGATAAATCGTTTGTATTAGCAGTCAGGCAGTTCCCAGAATCACGTTTACCCCAGTGATGGCGGAGGCGGCTGTGGAAATCATCCTTGCCATACGCAATCCGTATTTTGAGAGCTGCCTTAAAACAGGAGTGGAAAAATGATGGATATGGTGATGATACAAAACCAGGAAGAAGTAACAGGCCAGAAAAAATTTCCCCCACTGCCCAATCCCCCTTCCCACGTGGGCATTATTATGGACGGCAACGGGCGTTGGGCGCAGGAACGGGGCAAGTCCCGACTGGAAGGACACCGGGCCGGCACCGAGAATCTACGGCGTATTTTGGAGGCGTCGGTGGAATTTGGCGTAAAAATGCTCACCATTTACGCTTTTTCTACTGAAAATTGGAAACGCCCGCCCCTGGAAGTGAAAGGCTTGATGAGTATTCTGGAAAATGTAATTGACCGGGAATTGAATGAGTTGCACAAAAACGGCGTGCAGTTGCGGCATATCGGCCAGTTAGAACGACTGAATCCGGCCATTCGCAAAAAAGTGATTCACGCGATTGACCTGACCAAAAACAACAACCGGCTTGTGCTCAACGTGGCCTTTAATTATGGGGGCCGGGATGAAATTGTCCACGCTGTCCAAAGCCTGATGCGCGATAATGTGAAACCCGAGGACGTAACCGAAGAATTGTTGAGCCGCTACATGTATACCGGCACGTCGCCGGACCCCGATTTGATCATCCGCACCAGCGGCGAGTTCCGCACCAGCAACTTTCTCATCTGGCAGGCCGCCTACGCCGAGTATTACATCACCCCCACCTACTGGCCCGCTTTTGGCAAAGAGGAGTATTACCAGGCCCTATGCGAGTTTAGCCGGCGAGATCGTCGTTACGGCGGGCGAACCGAGTAAAAAATATTTGCCGTTGACGCGGCCTGGCGCCTATTAATGTCTTCCCCCCAAACTCCTATTTTCAATGCCCTCTCACCTATGATAAAATATTGGCAATAGTTTTTTAGATGGGGGTGGCAGGAAATAAATGGCGCGTAAAAAACGGCGCGGGCGCTGGGATTGGCTCAATACCTCGCTCGCGCTCCGGCAGGAGTCGCAGCAGTGGGTAAAGAGCCAGCTACACAGCCTTACCCATGCCACGGCTACAGAAACTATCTCCTCTCGCGTATTACCCCAATTTCAACGGGAAACCGGCCTGGCCGATTTTACCTGGCGCGTATACTACCACCGCCGGCCTGCCGGGCGAGTCCAGCCCGCCCCTGAGCTGGCGGCTAATGCTCAAGGATATGTTATCTTTTTGCACGGCTGGGATGGCAGCCACGCTATCTGGGAAGATTTGCCCGCCGCCGTGTGTGAGGCCAACCCACGCCTGATCTGTTTTTCCTTGGATGTCAATGGCTTTGGCGGGTCGCCCTTCATCGAGGCTGAGAGTCCGCTTTTGGAGTTGTGCGGGCCGCGTGGCAATATGCAGGCGGTGGAGCTATGGCTCAATTTGCTCAAGCTGCATCGCCCCGGCGGTCAGCGACAGGTTTTTACTTTTGTGGGACATTCGATGAGTGGGGCATCTATTTTTCACAAGGTCAAACGAGGTTGGGAGGAAACCCCCTACAGCTTGCTGGCCCTGGCTCCGGCCATGCTGCATAAGGATACGGTGAAAAAAGCCCTCTATAAAACCCTGGGTTTGGGCATTGGAGCCGGTGTGCAATATGGCTTTTTGGATACGTTCAAAGGCCGCCTGGCCGTGCCAATTATGGACCTGTTAGCGGCCAACGCCAGCCAGGCTGTTAAAGATGAGCACGTGCGTATTTTTCAACAAACCGACAAGGGTACGATTGCCCAGGTTTTTTTTGCCCTCGGTTTGTCTGAAGAAACCGCGCCCCCCCGCGATTGGAGCAATGTGTTTGTGATGTTGGGCCACAAAGACCGGCTGGTGGCCCTGGGGCCAACCCTGGACTTGCTGGAAAGCATGGGGCTGCACAGTTGGAATATCCAGGTAGTGCTGGGCGATCATTACTTCTTCTCTGTTGGCCAGCGCTCGCGGCGGCTCCACGCTTTTAATCGGGCCGAAGTGCTGCGCCATATCCTGCGTTTGCACGATGAGCGGCGCCAGCAGGCGTGAGCTTAGGAGCCTAAGTTATCCCTTCTGATAAATTGCCGCCGGCAAGGTAAAAGAAAAAATACTGCCATGTCCTTCTTTACTGTTCACCCCTACTTCCCCGCCGAGTTTTTCCACAATGTACTGCACAATAGACAAGCCCAGGCCGTATCCTTTGGCCCGGGTTTGGTCCAGGCGGGTGAAACGGGTGAATAATTGCGCTTGCTCTTCTGGGGTTAACCCCGGACCGTTATCCCGGATCCAAAAGCAAATAGAGCCGTTTTCGTAAGGCACGGCTCCCAGTTCCAGGCGCGGAGGCTGGCCGCCATACTTCAGGCCATTACTAACATAATTAACCCACACTTCCTCAACCCATTGCCGATGGCCCACTGCCACCGGCCAATTATCGGAAACAATAACTTCAGCCTGGTATTTTTCAACCAGGTAATCCAGGCGCAACAAGGCCTCGGCCACAATCTGGCCCATGTCTAGCGGCTTTACCTTAACCTCGCTCTGGCGGATGCTGGCCAGCAGCAACAATTCCTCAATGATATTGCTCATTTTGTAGCCGGTTTGGGCAATAGTTTGCAGGTATTCCTGTCTTTGTTCGGCCGGGATGGTCATCCAATTATCTTGTAAAAAACCAATGTAGCCCGTGATCAGGCCCAGCGGACTCTTGAGGTCGTGGGCTACGGTGTGAGCAAACGCATCCAATTGGGCAATCAAATTATCGCGCTCGCTGAT contains:
- a CDS encoding polyprenyl synthetase family protein, whose amino-acid sequence is MSTINQIVAKYAADIDNTIKRLVNETPPFMRGIIGYHFGWMDENFQPTTSKRGKMLRPVISLLVYEAITGNYQDALPVAASIEIIHNFSLLHDDIEDNDVERRGRPTAWTIWGQPAVINAGDHLYSLAYKALYQLDPAKIAPERIFAVLRVVNEACLRLTEGQDLDLKFETIQNVSTGMYLDMVYKKTGALIEAAILAGARLATADEDIIQNYSDFAHNIGLAFQIRDDVLGIWGDSKQTGKSAVNDLRRKKKTLPVIYMLDQIDGARQKKLEAYYATPEPLSAPEIEFVRECLALVEAQHYAQGVADNYKQKSFAALAKIGASNQAQSDLRTMTEFLINRLY
- the uppS gene encoding di-trans,poly-cis-decaprenylcistransferase; protein product: MIQNQEEVTGQKKFPPLPNPPSHVGIIMDGNGRWAQERGKSRLEGHRAGTENLRRILEASVEFGVKMLTIYAFSTENWKRPPLEVKGLMSILENVIDRELNELHKNGVQLRHIGQLERLNPAIRKKVIHAIDLTKNNNRLVLNVAFNYGGRDEIVHAVQSLMRDNVKPEDVTEELLSRYMYTGTSPDPDLIIRTSGEFRTSNFLIWQAAYAEYYITPTYWPAFGKEEYYQALCEFSRRDRRYGGRTE
- a CDS encoding elongation factor Ts, whose product is MSISTADIKLLRELTGAGVLDCKKALQETNGDIDKASELLRKKGLAAAAKKANREANDGLISAQMSDDGQTAVMVEVNCETDFVARTEDFQKFVDAMVQQVLEQPGLDRVEALLAAPYLDDPGKTVQEQLTEIIARLGENMIVRRVARFDLPGEGMLESYVHPGARVGVLVEVAGGDPRDSQFAELVHDLALQIAAAAPHYVSEADIPAEAIAAEKEFFQTQLVEDKKPDNIKERIVEGKLKKWYSEVVLLNQEFIKDPDLTIAKLLQKSGNNITVRRFARFERGV
- a CDS encoding DUF493 domain-containing protein — its product is MTHSTTSFEFPCSFPLKAFGRNVDNFESFIVAIARKHIPNFEQATIKSRPSQRDKYLAVTITFTATSQAQLDALYREISASERVLMLL
- the rpsB gene encoding 30S ribosomal protein S2: MSVAPMKALLEAGVHFGHRTRRWNPKMKPFIFTERNGIHIIDLQQTITRLNQAYELVKDNVASGGIILFVGTKRQAQEAVAQEAQRCGMPYVENRWLGGTLTNWRTIRQRIDYLLEAEKKQARGEFERLIKKEALLRTREIERLNQRLGGLKDMRRLPNYLFVVDVRRDDLAVKEANVLGIPVIAMVDTNCDPDPIDYAIPCNDDAIRAIRLILSTMANAVLDGQAIYSSLQAEEEEVELEGEELPDERYLGPSTLAKIQAAVEAEAEAGEEAFAVEEPELEEPEAEVEAIVEAEELAAVISEAEVVAAEEPEVEADEPEAEPQVEEPEVEVEEPVAEEVGDEQVEAAGEVEGEEEAEPAEAEKD
- a CDS encoding DNA primase, with product MSSAIDEIKTRLDIVEVVSETVTLKKTGRNYIGFCPFHSNTKTPAFVVFPDSQTWRCFGACADGGDLFSFVMKREGYDFKEALRLLAQKAGVPLEPPSPQAAQQDEQRQKLLDLNAAAATYFHHLLTTSPAAHETRVYLARRDFTAETIATFQLGYALDEWETLKKHFLERGYQPADLLAAGLIVERDDGSPGYDRFRHRLIIPIRDLRGRVIGFGARALAEDQAPKYLNSPQTALFDKSATLYGLDLARKHIREADEVVVVEGYMDVIQAHQRGATNVVAQMGTALTEAQLKRIGGLANRIVLALDADTAGNAATMRGLSLARQLLPKRTQAAPTSRGIELEAHLVQELYIAALPQGQDPDDVLREGLDVWQALIDNAIPTLDFYEGLILGQADLNTPQGKSVAVRELIPIYREIKDSVEREARVQRLARQLGLDERTLLAELKSKQYQPRPARRKQEPPPPEPDLSLADLPPLPASAEKPGPALERYCLALILANPSALALANDILEKQGVPGLVVNDFKQGDHREIFKSLNIWTASETPKIEILTEMVGESLGQNLATLTSHWHRRPPAPLEDIDKDLSSAVLRLRLKNIVEQINELTTLQHHTGDKQDNRYYTEMVEQYRQERKKLEYTQDALSLMGKRRLEANQYGEPI
- the rpoD gene encoding RNA polymerase sigma factor RpoD, with translation MAKKQVANQKILKTAKKKTKPAQTPEAEVGDPLEVLVNKGKKQKVLTQKEILNVLPDGGLDVEATDALIAQLVEHGIEVIEDDESDTQALADVDEPDDAALQEVEEELEESGATNNIIGLDSELSVELTNDPVRMYLREIGQVNLLTAADEVSLAKRIQRGLKAQKRLEKKEELTEPEYIRHKTQAIDGLLAKRYLAEANLRLVVSVAKRYIGRGMNFLDLIQEGNIGLLRAVEKFDYKRGYKFSTYATWWIRQAISRAIADQARTIRIPVHMVETINRLLRVQRRLLQEYGREPTAKEIALEMDLLTDEELQAIVEAQGNSQTLDSMVERSWRRAAGKVRRIMRIAQEPMSLDTPIGSEENSYLGDFIEDESVVGPVDAASKQLLKEQLHEILDSLSDRERKVLEMRFGLSDGQGRTLEEVGLAFGVTRERIRQIEAKALRKLRHPIRSRKLRDYLG
- a CDS encoding UMP kinase, whose product is MTLPKYHRILLKMGGESLAGENNFGINPDLADSVATTVKDIHQLGIEIAMVIGAGNLWRGKDGLDHGMDRATADHMGMLATVMNALALADALSRIGIETRVQTAIEMRAVAEPYIRGRAIRHLEKGRVVILGAGTGNPYFTTDTAAALRAMEIDAELLVKATKVDGVYNSDPKVDAQAKKFERLTYIEAINLGLKVLDGTALTLCMDNQMPIIVLDLWQPDSLKKAVLGKTVGTLISY
- the frr gene encoding ribosome recycling factor, yielding MINDVLAEAKDGMEKSIESLQHDLASLRTGRASAGLVNKLVVDYYGTPTSLQEVASISVPEAQLIAIRPYDPTALKAIERAILQSDLGLTPNNDGKLIRLQIPTLTEERRRELSKSVSKRVEEAKVSIRNIRRGGLEDLRSFEKESLITEDDFYHGKDELQELTDDYIKRADEIGEAKEKEIMEV